One Orrella dioscoreae genomic window carries:
- a CDS encoding PAAR domain-containing protein, producing MAGRAIIRKGDSTSHGGTVIEGHAMGILFGREIALVGHLVVCQKCKGAFPILPDAGRRHTFMDKETAVEGMRTACGAVLIASQTVACIDEAAGTTGPRNSITPQSGTLCQECLETAARNAATLVTRG from the coding sequence ATGGCTGGACGCGCAATTATCCGAAAAGGAGATTCCACCTCCCACGGCGGCACTGTGATCGAAGGGCATGCCATGGGCATACTTTTCGGACGCGAGATTGCTCTGGTCGGCCACCTGGTGGTATGCCAGAAGTGCAAGGGGGCATTCCCGATCCTGCCCGATGCAGGACGCCGGCATACCTTCATGGATAAGGAGACCGCCGTCGAAGGAATGCGCACGGCCTGCGGGGCAGTGCTGATCGCATCCCAAACGGTCGCTTGCATAGATGAAGCCGCGGGCACTACCGGCCCCCGAAATAGCATCACGCCCCAAAGTGGCACGCTTTGCCAAGAATGCCTGGAAACTGCCGCGCGCAACGCAGCCACACTCGTGACGCGAGGCTAA
- a CDS encoding DUF4123 domain-containing protein, producing the protein MPGDIEDYLAATQQQVSHPLRLYGLADGVLHAHANPAAPLSRSSSCIALFDHTPDHALAHAGPWLLDATDPAGPDRATLKRLGCSGDGCIWLISTHSFADLADALRARLDVRLPSGATALLRYYDARISEQILAVLSITQRAEFFGPVRQWLSQCQGRLTRIYPTHAD; encoded by the coding sequence ATGCCCGGGGATATCGAGGACTATCTAGCCGCCACCCAACAACAAGTGAGCCATCCCTTGCGGCTTTACGGTCTGGCTGATGGCGTATTGCATGCCCACGCGAATCCTGCGGCCCCGCTATCAAGATCCAGTTCCTGCATCGCCTTGTTCGACCACACCCCCGATCACGCGCTTGCCCATGCCGGTCCATGGTTGCTGGACGCGACCGATCCCGCCGGCCCTGATAGAGCTACCTTGAAGCGCCTGGGATGCAGCGGTGACGGATGCATCTGGCTCATCAGCACCCATTCTTTCGCAGACTTGGCAGATGCTTTGCGCGCGCGCCTGGATGTCCGGTTGCCATCAGGCGCTACCGCGCTGCTGCGCTATTACGACGCGCGAATCAGCGAGCAAATTCTCGCCGTGTTGTCGATCACCCAGCGTGCCGAATTTTTCGGCCCGGTGCGCCAGTGGCTGTCCCAGTGCCAAGGACGACTGACTCGCATCTACCCCACCCATGCCGATTGA
- a CDS encoding immunity 52 family protein yields the protein MLITCQFKDSTLRSDDFNEMLRRLHIIAKLLADKSEGLTHWFAQGNSREEAFLYPAFEGDEASTALLAVLQHKFHADKSFTFVSIWNGAEKPQDGVVLAMHVNSVGAPCTIKISYHKRRDDRFGKADSVKDILISLISLFPAQYISVAPRYYDQHQVFEDKPGAGWMLYLPRVITAQQLPEAQALIPTPSAGKKQKGTIIISTLDEIFSLDNARHIERANQIELRLVDQDLIDTYADMYQSAD from the coding sequence ATGCTGATCACCTGCCAATTCAAAGACTCCACGCTTCGCTCGGACGATTTCAATGAAATGCTCCGACGCCTGCATATCATTGCCAAGTTGCTCGCAGACAAGTCAGAAGGCTTGACGCACTGGTTCGCGCAAGGAAACTCTCGCGAAGAGGCTTTTCTATACCCGGCCTTCGAGGGTGATGAGGCGTCGACAGCTTTGCTCGCGGTTCTGCAGCACAAATTCCATGCAGACAAATCGTTCACCTTCGTGTCGATTTGGAATGGCGCAGAAAAACCGCAAGATGGGGTAGTCCTCGCGATGCACGTCAACAGTGTTGGCGCGCCCTGCACCATTAAGATCTCTTACCACAAACGCCGTGACGATCGCTTTGGGAAAGCAGACTCCGTCAAGGACATCCTCATCTCGTTGATATCGCTGTTTCCCGCGCAATACATATCTGTCGCGCCACGGTATTACGACCAGCATCAAGTCTTCGAAGACAAACCCGGCGCAGGCTGGATGCTTTACTTGCCCCGCGTCATCACCGCCCAGCAACTCCCCGAGGCCCAAGCACTTATCCCGACACCCTCGGCAGGAAAAAAACAAAAAGGCACGATCATCATCAGCACCCTGGATGAGATATTTTCCCTGGACAATGCGCGCCACATCGAGCGAGCCAATCAGATCGAACTGCGCCTGGTCGATCAGGATCTGATAGACACCTACGCAGATATGTACCAATCGGCAGATTAA
- a CDS encoding LysR family transcriptional regulator — protein sequence MSPAGAPSQPDLNDIALFVEVARRGNISRAADTTGVPASTVSRRLRKLEATLGVSLLVRTTRQITLTDAGRLYFERCRQLVEEVRDAHSVLHELGVRPRGTLRVLLPEPLEALDFSQLAREFAEHWPELEYRYDYSHEPNPHPARQFDVALRWGEQADSDLIARRLADIPHQLYASPHYLREHGVPASPGDLIRHECLGSDVCGELSAWTLERDGERVRIPVTGRFGSNNPELLRRLAITGAGIVALPCVGSRQPDHMVPVLPAWQLASIPLYAMFASRRPPARTRVFLDFLQARIQEMLHCKRDAVAA from the coding sequence GTGAGCCCTGCCGGCGCACCCTCGCAACCCGATCTCAACGACATCGCCTTGTTCGTGGAGGTGGCCAGGCGCGGCAACATCTCGCGCGCGGCCGACACCACCGGCGTTCCCGCCAGCACGGTTTCGCGCCGCCTGCGCAAGCTCGAAGCCACGCTGGGCGTGTCCCTGCTGGTGCGCACCACGCGCCAGATCACCCTGACCGATGCCGGCCGCCTGTACTTCGAACGCTGCCGGCAACTCGTCGAGGAAGTGCGCGACGCGCACTCGGTCCTGCACGAGCTGGGCGTGCGCCCGCGCGGCACGCTGCGCGTGCTGTTGCCCGAACCGCTGGAAGCCCTGGACTTCAGCCAGCTGGCGCGTGAGTTCGCCGAACACTGGCCGGAACTGGAATACCGCTATGACTACAGCCACGAACCGAATCCGCATCCCGCGCGGCAGTTCGACGTGGCCTTGCGCTGGGGCGAACAGGCCGACTCCGACCTGATCGCCCGGCGCCTCGCGGACATCCCGCACCAGTTGTATGCCTCGCCGCATTACCTGCGCGAACATGGCGTGCCCGCCTCGCCCGGCGATCTGATCCGGCACGAATGCCTGGGCTCGGACGTGTGCGGTGAGCTGAGCGCCTGGACGCTGGAGCGGGATGGCGAACGGGTGCGGATCCCGGTGACGGGCCGCTTCGGCTCCAACAACCCGGAGTTGTTGCGCCGGCTCGCCATCACGGGCGCGGGCATCGTGGCCCTGCCCTGTGTCGGGTCCCGGCAGCCGGATCACATGGTGCCCGTGCTGCCGGCCTGGCAGTTGGCCTCCATTCCCCTGTACGCCATGTTCGCCAGCCGCCGTCCGCCCGCGCGCACGCGCGTCTTCCTGGATTTCCTGCAGGCGCGCATCCAGGAGATGCTGCATTGCAAGCGGGATGCTGTTGCGGCGTGA
- a CDS encoding amino acid ABC transporter substrate-binding protein: MKAWKAVAGALALMAAQGAHAATTLETVKQRGVVQCGTTTGFAGFSAPDAQGNWKGLDVDLCRAVAAAVFGDAGKMKIVPLNAQQRFTALQSGEIDLLARNTTVTQQRDTALGIIHAGINFYDGQGFLVPRALGVKSAREIDGATICLQTGTSNENTLADWARAHQVKYKPVVIESFNEVVNAFAAGRCDVFSTDASGLASIRISKLQNPDDYVVLPEIISKEPLGPFVRQGDDTWLNVVKWSLFAMIEAEEYGVTSKNVGQMLESANPNVRRLLGVTPGAGKNMGLSETWARSIIEQVGNYGESFDRNVGLGSPLKIERGLNRQWTDGGLMYALPVR, translated from the coding sequence ATGAAGGCTTGGAAGGCAGTGGCGGGCGCATTGGCGCTCATGGCGGCGCAAGGCGCGCATGCGGCGACGACGCTGGAGACGGTCAAGCAGCGCGGCGTCGTGCAATGCGGCACCACCACGGGGTTCGCCGGCTTCTCGGCGCCCGACGCGCAAGGCAACTGGAAGGGCCTGGACGTGGACCTGTGCCGTGCGGTGGCGGCTGCGGTGTTCGGCGACGCGGGCAAGATGAAGATCGTGCCCCTCAATGCCCAGCAGCGCTTCACGGCCCTGCAGTCCGGCGAGATCGACCTGCTGGCGCGCAACACCACGGTCACGCAGCAGCGCGACACGGCGCTGGGCATCATCCACGCGGGCATCAATTTCTATGACGGCCAGGGCTTCCTGGTGCCGCGCGCGCTGGGCGTGAAAAGCGCCAGGGAGATCGACGGCGCGACGATCTGCCTGCAGACGGGCACTTCCAACGAGAACACGCTGGCGGACTGGGCGCGCGCGCACCAGGTGAAATACAAACCGGTGGTCATCGAGTCCTTCAACGAAGTGGTCAATGCCTTCGCGGCCGGCCGCTGCGACGTGTTCAGCACCGATGCCTCGGGCCTGGCGTCCATCCGCATTTCGAAACTGCAGAACCCGGACGACTACGTGGTGCTGCCCGAGATCATCTCCAAGGAGCCCCTGGGACCCTTCGTGCGCCAGGGCGACGACACCTGGCTGAACGTGGTGAAGTGGTCGCTGTTCGCCATGATCGAGGCCGAGGAATACGGCGTCACGTCGAAGAACGTGGGCCAGATGCTGGAGAGCGCCAATCCGAACGTGCGGCGCCTGCTGGGCGTGACGCCCGGCGCGGGCAAGAACATGGGCCTGTCCGAGACCTGGGCGCGCAGCATCATCGAGCAGGTGGGCAACTACGGTGAAAGCTTCGACCGTAACGTCGGGCTGGGCAGCCCGCTGAAGATCGAGCGGGGGCTCAACAGGCAATGGACCGATGGCGGGCTGATGTACGCGTTGCCGGTGCGGTAA
- a CDS encoding Bug family tripartite tricarboxylate transporter substrate binding protein, producing MKKLLTTLALGLAVAATAQAQTWPAKPVTMLVPFPPGGSTDFIARAVGAKLQEKFGGTFVTENRPGAGGTLGATVAKRAAPDGYTLFVSSLGPFVIGPHLVKDPGYDPRKDFDYITVAVQAPNVLVVPANSPYKSVNDVLAYLKANPGKMTFASAGNGTSDHLTAELFWQETKTEATHVPYKGGAPAIMDLIGGQVNASFSNINTCLTHVQSGKLRALAVTSAKRSPLLPDVPTMEELGLKGVTVTSWQAFAAPKGFPTDVRDKLRTAIVESLNDASVKPKLLELGFEIVGNTPEEFTRFQAEEYARWGKVIETGKITAN from the coding sequence ATGAAGAAACTGCTGACCACGCTGGCGCTCGGCCTGGCCGTCGCCGCCACGGCACAGGCCCAGACCTGGCCCGCGAAACCGGTGACGATGCTCGTGCCCTTCCCGCCAGGCGGCTCGACGGATTTCATCGCCCGCGCCGTGGGCGCCAAGCTGCAGGAAAAATTCGGCGGCACCTTCGTGACCGAGAACCGGCCCGGCGCCGGCGGCACCCTGGGCGCCACGGTGGCCAAGCGCGCCGCTCCCGATGGCTACACCCTCTTCGTCTCCTCGCTGGGCCCCTTCGTGATCGGCCCGCACCTGGTCAAGGACCCGGGCTACGACCCGCGCAAGGACTTCGACTACATCACCGTCGCCGTGCAGGCGCCCAATGTCCTGGTGGTGCCGGCCAACTCGCCGTACAAGTCCGTCAACGACGTGCTGGCCTACCTGAAGGCCAACCCGGGCAAGATGACCTTTGCCTCGGCGGGCAACGGCACCTCGGACCACCTGACGGCCGAACTCTTCTGGCAGGAAACCAAGACCGAAGCCACGCACGTGCCCTACAAGGGCGGCGCCCCGGCCATCATGGACCTGATCGGCGGCCAGGTGAACGCCAGCTTCAGCAACATCAACACGTGTCTGACGCACGTGCAGTCGGGCAAGCTGCGCGCGCTGGCCGTCACCAGCGCCAAGCGCTCGCCGCTGCTGCCCGACGTGCCGACCATGGAAGAGCTGGGCCTGAAGGGCGTGACGGTGACCTCGTGGCAGGCCTTCGCCGCGCCCAAGGGCTTTCCGACCGACGTGCGCGACAAGCTGCGCACCGCCATCGTGGAAAGCCTGAACGACGCCTCGGTGAAGCCCAAGCTGCTGGAGCTGGGCTTCGAGATCGTCGGCAACACGCCCGAGGAATTCACCCGGTTCCAGGCCGAGGAATATGCGCGCTGGGGCAAGGTGATCGAGACCGGGAAGATCACGGCGAACTAA
- a CDS encoding restriction endonuclease fold toxin 5 domain-containing protein has protein sequence MPAPLAIPIATWITEALIAAAGRLAVGAATGAAVGGVAALPGDTPREDSEAKSGAMATDRELSRTAEACKKCPPDMGLMVRQPHGVNWNAYTYQARITGFPFDTVSCRWSDEWVWMGVRFDGFVSGECLLQEAKGNYDQFVDRDGEVKEWFFGFDDMEIEAGRQAMVVRGSAPARLRWYFQTPKAWGLMRPALTALSIESIFVP, from the coding sequence ATGCCTGCACCATTGGCAATCCCCATCGCGACGTGGATAACGGAAGCGCTGATCGCGGCGGCCGGTCGGCTCGCCGTGGGCGCTGCTACTGGCGCGGCCGTGGGGGGCGTGGCGGCCCTGCCGGGCGACACGCCTAGAGAGGACAGCGAGGCCAAGTCCGGGGCCATGGCGACAGACCGTGAGCTCTCGCGTACAGCGGAAGCCTGTAAAAAATGTCCACCGGACATGGGCCTGATGGTCAGACAGCCTCACGGTGTGAATTGGAACGCCTACACTTACCAGGCCAGGATCACCGGCTTTCCGTTCGACACGGTGAGTTGTCGCTGGAGCGACGAATGGGTCTGGATGGGTGTGAGGTTCGATGGATTTGTATCGGGCGAGTGCCTATTACAGGAGGCGAAGGGAAATTACGATCAATTCGTCGACAGGGACGGCGAAGTGAAAGAATGGTTCTTTGGTTTTGATGATATGGAAATAGAAGCTGGCAGGCAGGCAATGGTAGTGCGTGGTTCTGCACCGGCGAGATTACGTTGGTACTTCCAGACACCCAAAGCGTGGGGGCTCATGCGCCCTGCCTTGACAGCCTTGAGTATCGAGTCGATCTTCGTCCCCTAG
- a CDS encoding porin, translating into MKFKLCALAATLAAGLVSAAQAQTTVTLYGVVDLGIGYEKVEGPNGFEQSRVGMIDGGHGSSRFGLKGAEDLGGGLKAIFTLENGYNASTGKQGQSGRLFGRQATLGLQSDSWGKIQAGLNKNFQTSWVGEAVSPFGTNFGSASIGSTFSGAASVRYDNLVTYETPKFGGFQAGVGYSFNADSGKTNTGFATDLNNRATTLGLRYSAGPVYLAAAYDSVNLSNQNSRDEDEIQSFMLGGTYDFEVVKIGLAYGQVRDGWMKNTDIGVGPSGARYAGSYTAAKGFRANSYLVAATVPLGANKVFASWQAADPKNDKLNGQDETTNVYSIGFTHDLSKRTNVYAYASYADNFYFREDVKSTSVAVGLRHRF; encoded by the coding sequence ATGAAGTTCAAGCTTTGCGCCCTCGCCGCCACCCTGGCCGCCGGCCTGGTTTCCGCCGCCCAAGCCCAAACCACCGTGACCCTGTACGGCGTGGTTGACCTGGGTATCGGCTACGAGAAGGTCGAAGGCCCCAACGGCTTCGAACAAAGCCGCGTCGGCATGATCGACGGGGGCCACGGCAGCTCGCGCTTCGGCCTGAAGGGCGCGGAAGACCTGGGCGGTGGCCTGAAGGCCATCTTCACGCTGGAGAACGGCTACAACGCCTCGACCGGCAAGCAAGGCCAAAGCGGCCGCCTGTTCGGCCGCCAGGCCACGCTGGGCCTGCAAAGCGATTCGTGGGGCAAGATCCAGGCCGGCCTGAACAAGAACTTCCAGACGTCGTGGGTCGGCGAAGCCGTCAGCCCCTTCGGCACCAACTTCGGTTCGGCCTCGATCGGCTCGACCTTCTCGGGCGCCGCCAGCGTGCGCTACGACAATCTGGTCACCTACGAAACCCCGAAGTTCGGCGGCTTCCAGGCTGGCGTGGGCTACTCGTTCAACGCCGACAGCGGCAAGACCAACACCGGCTTCGCCACCGACCTGAACAACCGCGCCACGACCCTGGGCCTGCGTTACTCGGCCGGCCCCGTGTACCTGGCCGCCGCCTACGACAGCGTGAACCTGTCGAACCAGAATTCGCGTGATGAAGACGAAATCCAGTCGTTCATGCTGGGCGGCACCTATGACTTCGAAGTGGTCAAGATCGGCCTGGCCTATGGCCAGGTGCGTGACGGCTGGATGAAGAACACCGACATCGGCGTCGGCCCCTCGGGCGCCCGCTATGCCGGCAGCTACACCGCCGCCAAGGGCTTCCGCGCCAACTCGTACCTGGTTGCCGCCACCGTTCCGCTGGGCGCCAACAAGGTCTTCGCGTCGTGGCAAGCCGCCGACCCCAAGAACGACAAGCTGAACGGCCAGGACGAAACCACCAACGTCTACAGCATCGGCTTCACGCACGACCTGTCCAAGCGCACGAACGTGTACGCCTACGCGTCGTACGCCGACAACTTCTACTTCCGCGAAGACGTGAAGAGCACGTCGGTGGCGGTGGGTCTGCGTCACCGGTTCTAA